In Micromonospora sp. WMMA1363, a genomic segment contains:
- a CDS encoding sugar ABC transporter permease: MLAPYLVGLVGLVLLPAAGTLALAFTDFDLLNPPMWVGLDNLTELVADPVFRVSLANSLVFALVAVPLRVLLALGLALLLHRRAAGVGTARVAAVLPTAVPEIAYGLLWLWLLNPLYGPINQLLRVGGENGLTVLGRTPPQWLTDPTDARAAIIVMSVFTMGETFVVLLAARRALPRDVYEMAALEDATGWDVFRRVTLPLMAPVLALLAVRDAIASLHFSFVPAFVVTDGGPPPYATTYLSLFIYRTGFEYLRYGYAAAATLVMILLTVAAVVVQWRLFRRYRAFYRL; this comes from the coding sequence ATGCTCGCGCCGTACCTGGTCGGCCTGGTCGGCCTGGTGCTGCTGCCCGCCGCCGGCACGCTCGCGCTGGCCTTCACCGACTTCGACCTGCTGAACCCACCGATGTGGGTCGGTCTGGACAACCTGACCGAGCTGGTCGCCGATCCGGTGTTCCGGGTGTCGCTGGCCAACTCGCTGGTGTTCGCGCTGGTGGCCGTGCCGCTGCGGGTGCTGCTCGCGCTCGGCTTGGCGCTGCTGCTGCACCGTCGCGCCGCCGGTGTGGGCACCGCCCGTGTCGCCGCGGTGCTGCCGACCGCCGTGCCGGAGATCGCCTACGGCCTGCTCTGGCTTTGGCTGCTCAACCCGCTGTACGGCCCGATCAACCAGCTGCTCCGGGTCGGCGGCGAGAATGGGTTGACCGTGCTCGGCCGCACGCCGCCGCAGTGGCTGACCGACCCGACCGACGCCCGCGCCGCGATCATCGTCATGAGTGTGTTCACCATGGGGGAGACCTTCGTGGTGCTGCTGGCAGCCCGGCGGGCGTTGCCCCGCGACGTGTACGAGATGGCCGCGCTCGAGGACGCCACCGGCTGGGACGTGTTCCGCCGGGTCACGCTGCCGTTGATGGCGCCGGTGCTCGCCCTGCTGGCGGTCCGCGACGCCATCGCCAGCCTGCACTTCTCGTTTGTCCCCGCCTTCGTGGTCACCGACGGCGGACCACCTCCGTACGCCACCACGTACCTGTCGCTGTTCATCTACCGCACCGGCTTCGAGTACCTGCGATACGGCTACGCCGCCGCCGCGACGCTGGTGATGATCCTGCTGACCGTGGCTGCGGTGGTGGTGCAGTGGCGGCTGTTCCGCCGGTACCGGGCCTTCTACCGGCTCTGA